One genomic region from Chlamydia poikilotherma encodes:
- a CDS encoding MBL fold metallo-hydrolase gives MRKENRGDFSSGKLIFLGSGNPEGIPVAFCSCAICTGKQIRRLRPSVLIEWGGKNFLIDVGPDFRQQMLENNIQKLDGVFLTHPHYDHIGGIDDLRVWYVMHQRSLPVVLSAFTYKYLCKAREHIVFPQGGDATLPASLDFTILNEAYGENTFLDLPYTYVSYYQKSCEVMGYRFGNLAYLTDMNRYDKEIFSYLSGVDTLILSVSPNQPPGAFSGRGYAHFTISQAEDFASYVGAKKLIITHISHNLQKELADYSDKVSAYDGMEVPWSL, from the coding sequence GTGAGAAAAGAGAACCGAGGAGATTTTTCATCAGGTAAATTAATCTTTTTAGGATCAGGAAATCCTGAGGGGATTCCTGTTGCCTTTTGTTCCTGTGCTATTTGCACAGGAAAGCAAATACGACGTTTACGTCCTTCCGTGCTTATTGAATGGGGAGGAAAGAATTTTCTTATTGATGTTGGTCCGGATTTTCGACAACAAATGTTAGAGAATAATATTCAAAAACTTGATGGAGTATTTCTTACTCATCCGCACTACGATCATATTGGGGGTATTGATGATTTACGTGTTTGGTATGTCATGCATCAGCGTTCTCTCCCCGTTGTTCTTTCTGCATTTACTTATAAATATCTTTGCAAAGCTCGTGAGCATATTGTCTTCCCTCAAGGTGGTGACGCCACGCTTCCCGCTTCTTTAGATTTTACTATTTTAAATGAAGCCTATGGTGAGAACACATTTTTAGATCTTCCGTATACTTACGTTTCCTATTATCAAAAATCTTGTGAAGTTATGGGGTACCGTTTTGGGAACCTCGCTTATCTTACCGATATGAACAGGTATGACAAGGAAATTTTTAGTTATCTCTCTGGGGTGGACACTCTAATTCTATCTGTTTCCCCCAATCAACCTCCCGGAGCTTTTTCCGGACGTGGATACGCACATTTTACTATAAGTCAGGCAGAAGATTTTGCTTCCTATGTTGGAGCAAAGAAATTGATCATCACACATATCAGCCATAACTTACAAAAAGAGCTCGCAGATTATTCTGATAAGGTGTCTGCTTATGATGGTATGGAAGTTCCCTGGTCTTTATAA
- a CDS encoding transporter substrate-binding domain-containing protein, giving the protein MKQFIFCLRALFCAFCLLLVGCNSSSERDKIWVVGTNATYPPFEFIDENGKVVGFDIDLADAISKKLDKQLKVMEFSFDALILNLKKHRIDAILSGMSITRSRQKEIAMIPYHGEGVCDLTIVSKHPIGKEEILPLSKYSSVAVQTGTFHEDYLLSLPRVCVRSFDSTLEVLMEVGCKKSPIAVLEPSVARVILKEFPDLYTTTIDLPEDWWVLGCGLGIAKDRPEHVEEVQKALDELRADGTLPELEKKWGLDQKNY; this is encoded by the coding sequence ATGAAACAGTTTATTTTTTGCCTCCGAGCCTTGTTTTGTGCATTTTGTTTACTCTTAGTTGGTTGTAATTCTTCTTCTGAGAGAGATAAAATTTGGGTAGTAGGGACGAATGCGACCTACCCACCTTTTGAATTTATTGATGAAAACGGCAAGGTTGTGGGTTTTGATATAGATCTAGCGGATGCTATTAGCAAAAAATTAGATAAGCAATTGAAAGTCATGGAGTTCTCTTTCGATGCATTAATTTTAAATCTGAAGAAACATCGTATAGACGCTATTTTATCGGGAATGTCGATTACCAGATCGCGTCAAAAAGAAATTGCTATGATTCCCTATCATGGAGAAGGTGTTTGCGATTTGACCATTGTGTCTAAACACCCTATAGGGAAAGAAGAGATTCTTCCACTATCTAAATACTCCTCAGTTGCTGTGCAAACGGGAACTTTCCATGAAGATTACCTGTTATCTTTACCTCGGGTTTGTGTGCGTTCTTTCGACAGTACTTTAGAGGTGCTAATGGAAGTTGGTTGTAAAAAATCTCCCATAGCTGTTCTTGAACCTTCTGTTGCTCGTGTAATATTGAAAGAGTTCCCCGACTTATATACGACAACTATAGATCTTCCTGAAGATTGGTGGGTTTTAGGTTGTGGCTTAGGAATTGCGAAAGATCGTCCTGAACATGTAGAAGAAGTCCAAAAGGCTTTAGATGAACTGCGAGCAGATGGCACCCTTCCTGAATTAGAAAAGAAATGGGGTTTAGATCAAAAAAATTATTAA
- the aroF gene encoding 3-deoxy-7-phosphoheptulonate synthase codes for MLTTTYPLPHALKRSLKDPNITLPLSSEISVGEGNPLLIAGPCTLESYEHTVAIGLAAKAAGATVLRGSIRKPRTSPYTFQGWGKEKVIWHKEAQRIHGLLTETEILDVRDVEITSENVDILRIGARNMQNFVLLQEASQSHRPIILKRHPSATIEEWLCSAEYLLNSPTCPGVILCERGIRTFEMSTRYTLDLNTVALLKEICPLPVIVDPSHAAGKRSLVVPLAKAAMAVGADGLMIEMHEDPEKALCDGKQHITPEELTDLFSSIREEYANSIYQKIGN; via the coding sequence ATTCTTACGACTACCTACCCTCTACCTCACGCGTTAAAACGATCCCTTAAAGATCCAAATATTACCCTTCCTCTATCTTCGGAAATATCTGTAGGGGAGGGCAATCCTCTCCTCATCGCAGGTCCGTGCACTCTAGAAAGCTATGAACACACAGTAGCTATAGGCCTTGCTGCTAAAGCAGCAGGAGCTACGGTATTGAGAGGGTCAATAAGGAAACCTAGAACGAGCCCCTATACCTTCCAAGGATGGGGAAAAGAAAAAGTTATCTGGCATAAAGAAGCTCAGCGTATTCATGGATTACTCACAGAAACAGAAATTTTAGACGTTCGAGATGTAGAAATCACATCGGAAAATGTTGATATTCTTCGTATAGGTGCAAGGAATATGCAAAACTTTGTTTTGCTTCAAGAAGCTAGCCAAAGTCACCGTCCAATTATTCTCAAACGTCATCCTTCCGCAACTATAGAAGAATGGCTATGCTCAGCTGAATATCTACTTAACTCTCCGACATGTCCCGGAGTAATTCTTTGTGAACGTGGCATACGCACTTTTGAAATGTCGACACGGTACACACTAGATCTAAATACAGTTGCTCTCCTTAAGGAAATTTGTCCTCTTCCAGTAATTGTTGATCCTTCTCATGCTGCAGGAAAACGCTCATTAGTAGTGCCTCTCGCAAAAGCCGCTATGGCTGTAGGTGCTGACGGATTAATGATAGAAATGCATGAAGATCCAGAAAAAGCTCTTTGTGATGGGAAACAGCATATCACTCCCGAAGAACTTACGGATTTATTCTCTTCCATAAGAGAAGAGTACGCGAATTCTATCTACCAAAAAATTGGGAATTAA
- a CDS encoding sodium:solute symporter family protein produces the protein MNFGLFLGCLLGVQAFCLFVGRKGGSTVQDREGYFLAGRSLKTFSLTMTFIATQIGGGVLLGAAEEAARYGYMVILYPLGVALGLILLGVGPGRKLASGSIVTVVTLFESVYKSKKLRKMAFLLSALSLFFILVAQIVALDKLFSVFTYGKYLTAIFWITLVFYTSTGGFRGVVRTDIIQAIFLLIAVTTCAISVWYRSSEFAPILSSSAFEPLPTSKLPGWIFMPMVFMIVEQDMAQRCVAASSPRRLQWAAILAGVVILLFNFIPLFLGSLGAKLGIAQGCVLIDTVAYISGPSLAAVMAAAIGVAILSTADSLISAVAQLVSEEVPQISSINYRYLICIIAVLAPLTAMGFSNIVDLLMLSYSLSVCCLSVPIGAALLTRYQASPAAAWAAVLIGGGVYSCGYFITIPFSRDLISWLCSLLAFVFVEILYVYSRKPSEGKA, from the coding sequence ATGAATTTTGGATTATTTTTAGGTTGTTTACTTGGTGTTCAAGCTTTTTGTTTATTTGTAGGCCGTAAGGGTGGTTCTACAGTTCAAGATCGCGAGGGGTATTTCCTAGCGGGAAGAAGTTTAAAAACATTTTCGCTAACAATGACATTTATTGCCACGCAGATTGGTGGTGGGGTCTTGCTCGGTGCTGCTGAAGAAGCTGCACGTTATGGTTACATGGTGATTTTGTACCCTTTAGGAGTAGCTTTAGGGTTAATACTACTTGGCGTTGGTCCCGGAAGGAAACTGGCTTCAGGATCTATTGTTACTGTCGTGACACTTTTTGAAAGTGTTTATAAGTCGAAAAAGCTGCGTAAAATGGCCTTTCTTCTTTCAGCATTATCTTTATTTTTTATTCTTGTAGCACAGATTGTGGCTTTGGATAAGCTGTTCAGTGTTTTTACTTATGGCAAGTATCTAACAGCTATTTTTTGGATAACTTTAGTATTTTATACATCTACGGGAGGATTTCGAGGCGTAGTAAGAACGGATATCATTCAGGCAATTTTCCTTCTTATTGCTGTGACTACCTGCGCTATTTCTGTTTGGTACCGCTCTTCTGAGTTTGCTCCTATACTCTCTAGTTCTGCATTCGAACCTTTACCAACGAGTAAACTTCCGGGATGGATTTTCATGCCTATGGTATTTATGATTGTTGAACAAGATATGGCGCAACGTTGTGTAGCAGCATCGTCACCACGACGTTTGCAATGGGCAGCAATACTTGCAGGTGTTGTCATTCTTCTGTTTAACTTTATCCCGTTATTTTTAGGATCTTTAGGAGCAAAACTTGGCATAGCTCAGGGTTGTGTACTTATTGATACAGTAGCCTATATTAGTGGCCCGTCACTAGCAGCTGTTATGGCAGCTGCAATTGGTGTAGCAATACTTTCTACAGCAGATTCGTTGATTAGTGCTGTTGCACAGCTTGTCAGCGAAGAAGTTCCTCAGATATCTTCGATAAACTATCGTTATTTGATTTGTATTATTGCTGTGTTAGCGCCCCTTACTGCTATGGGCTTTAGCAACATCGTAGATTTGCTGATGTTAAGTTATAGTCTTTCAGTGTGTTGTCTTTCCGTCCCGATAGGTGCAGCACTTCTTACACGTTATCAAGCTAGTCCTGCAGCAGCTTGGGCAGCGGTTCTTATAGGTGGAGGTGTCTATAGTTGTGGATATTTCATCACTATTCCTTTCTCTAGAGATTTGATTTCTTGGCTATGTTCACTGCTAGCATTTGTCTTTGTGGAAATTCTCTATGTATACAGTAGAAAGCCCTCAGAGGGGAAAGCCTAA
- the mtaB gene encoding tRNA (N(6)-L-threonylcarbamoyladenosine(37)-C(2))-methylthiotransferase MtaB, with protein MTVVEVKGTFKLVCLGCRVNQYEIQSYRDQLNFLGYREITDPEVPCDLCIVNTCAVTGSAESSGRHAIRQICRQNPNAFLVVTGCLGEADKEFFKSLERQCLLVSNKEKHQLMEKIFPSIHDLPEFRIRSFEGKSRAFIKVQDGCNSFCSYCIIPYLRGRSRSRPIQEILEEISGLVSQGYREVVIAGINVGDYQDEGKSLAHLIRQVDEIEGIERIRISSIDPEDVQEDLRDILLLGKHTCHSSHLVLQSGSNAILKRMNRKYSRSDFLDCVDALRSVDPKYAFTTDVIVGFPGETDQDFEDTLRIIEDVGFIKIHIFPFSPRERTKAYTFSSQLPQSVINERKKYLAEVAKEVARKETAQRIGETLSVLVERIDEGIAYGHSPYFDMVGFPADPNVAVNTLIDVCIEAIEEDTLKGKRV; from the coding sequence ATGACAGTTGTAGAAGTAAAGGGAACGTTTAAGCTTGTTTGTTTAGGATGTCGTGTAAATCAATATGAAATTCAAAGTTATCGAGATCAGCTGAATTTCCTGGGCTATCGCGAAATTACCGACCCTGAGGTTCCTTGTGACTTATGTATTGTCAATACGTGTGCTGTTACAGGATCTGCAGAGAGTTCAGGACGTCATGCCATACGTCAAATTTGTAGACAAAATCCTAATGCTTTCTTAGTCGTTACAGGCTGTTTAGGAGAGGCTGACAAAGAATTTTTCAAGTCTTTAGAAAGGCAGTGCCTTCTTGTCTCCAATAAGGAAAAACATCAATTAATGGAGAAGATTTTTCCCTCCATTCACGATCTTCCTGAGTTTCGTATTCGTAGTTTTGAGGGGAAATCGCGAGCTTTTATTAAAGTTCAGGATGGGTGCAATTCCTTTTGTTCGTATTGCATTATTCCTTATTTGCGTGGTAGGTCACGTTCGCGACCTATTCAGGAGATCCTCGAAGAAATTTCTGGATTAGTTTCTCAGGGATATCGAGAAGTTGTCATTGCTGGAATTAACGTTGGTGATTATCAAGATGAGGGAAAATCTTTAGCGCATCTTATCCGTCAGGTAGATGAGATTGAAGGTATAGAAAGAATACGGATTTCTTCTATAGATCCCGAAGATGTTCAGGAAGATCTTAGGGATATTTTACTTTTAGGAAAGCATACCTGCCATTCTTCACATCTCGTTTTGCAATCGGGATCTAATGCGATTTTAAAACGTATGAATCGCAAATATTCAAGAAGTGATTTTTTAGATTGTGTAGATGCTTTGCGTTCTGTGGATCCTAAATATGCTTTCACGACAGATGTGATTGTTGGATTTCCAGGTGAGACAGATCAAGATTTTGAAGATACCCTACGGATTATTGAAGATGTGGGTTTTATCAAAATACATATTTTTCCTTTCAGCCCTAGAGAGCGAACCAAGGCTTATACGTTCTCTTCTCAACTACCTCAATCTGTAATTAATGAAAGAAAGAAGTATCTTGCTGAAGTTGCAAAAGAAGTGGCGCGTAAGGAGACTGCGCAGCGTATCGGAGAAACTCTTTCTGTACTTGTTGAAAGGATTGATGAGGGCATAGCCTACGGGCATTCTCCATATTTTGATATGGTAGGCTTTCCTGCAGATCCTAATGTAGCTGTGAATACGTTAATAGATGTATGTATAGAGGCTATTGAAGAAGATACGCTTAAAGGAAAACGTGTATGA
- a CDS encoding histidine triad nucleotide-binding protein gives MTIFEKIIEGSIECEKVFENENFIAIKDRFPQAAIHLLIIPKKHIERVQDMQEEDFPLLAEAGKIIQQLAEAFGIADGYRVVINNGVEGGQSVFHLHIHLLGGSSLGAIA, from the coding sequence ATGACCATTTTTGAAAAAATTATCGAAGGTTCAATAGAGTGCGAAAAAGTTTTTGAAAATGAGAATTTTATAGCTATTAAAGATCGTTTTCCCCAGGCTGCTATTCACTTATTAATCATTCCTAAGAAGCACATCGAAAGAGTGCAAGATATGCAAGAAGAGGACTTTCCTTTGCTTGCTGAGGCTGGAAAGATTATTCAGCAATTGGCAGAAGCTTTTGGTATTGCTGATGGATATCGTGTTGTGATCAATAATGGTGTCGAGGGGGGACAGAGCGTATTTCATTTACATATTCATCTTTTAGGTGGAAGCTCTTTAGGGGCTATTGCTTAA
- a CDS encoding HEAT repeat domain-containing protein gives MRRHLLIHDFPEAIKEAKILLSSSDYSFSETRLALSAFAQGKDYTTWNQEFNKSRQRYPQLAKDRDTLEDFAQQILCDGISHPSMTVRAVSILAIGLARDFRLVPLILSSLSDDSVVVRTLALQVVLQYGTQSLKDAICKIARHDESMQVRMIAYQIAAMLDIDELLPHLQERANNKLVDGEERREAWKASLMLTPQLLTGSKVKEDMDQALFACELLRHEGDGKDEDVLLDLLSIQYPEVQETALRAALACGRGVSCESRKIADQVRYIAQTSPFPKVRLQAAAILYLQGDILGEELLVKGLQSPFASICEAASAAVCSLGIRGKDLANKYLHSVTSRKAAANLAILLLVSRTNIEKAGDVVADFICDPEMCWAIEQFLWDSQWNPKSAALPLYFDMVKREIGRKLIRLLAVAKYSAVKKVTEDFLSNRQQQGWSFFSGVFWEEGDEQTAQIWTADKSFASKLESTLATLCQKKNRESLHKAIDLYPKSRWQDKLAILEGVAFSENTEAVDFLLECCYHETPSLRSAAAGALFALFK, from the coding sequence TTGCGCCGACATTTGCTGATTCATGATTTCCCTGAAGCTATCAAGGAAGCTAAGATCCTTTTATCTTCTTCTGATTATTCATTTTCAGAGACGCGTCTTGCTTTGAGTGCATTCGCACAAGGGAAGGATTATACAACCTGGAATCAAGAATTTAATAAATCTCGTCAACGCTATCCACAACTTGCTAAAGATCGCGATACATTAGAAGATTTTGCTCAACAAATTCTCTGCGATGGAATCTCGCATCCTTCGATGACAGTTCGTGCTGTCAGTATTCTTGCTATAGGTCTCGCTAGAGACTTTCGCTTAGTTCCTTTAATATTATCTAGTCTTTCTGACGATAGTGTCGTGGTGCGAACATTAGCTCTACAGGTTGTTTTGCAATACGGGACACAGAGTTTAAAGGATGCTATTTGTAAGATTGCTCGTCATGACGAATCTATGCAGGTACGGATGATAGCATATCAGATTGCTGCAATGCTAGACATTGACGAATTGCTGCCCCATCTTCAAGAACGAGCAAATAATAAACTTGTTGATGGTGAGGAGCGTCGGGAAGCGTGGAAAGCATCTTTGATGCTTACCCCACAATTGCTCACAGGATCTAAAGTAAAAGAAGATATGGATCAGGCACTATTTGCCTGCGAGCTTTTGCGTCACGAAGGAGATGGAAAAGATGAAGATGTCCTCTTAGATTTATTATCCATTCAGTATCCTGAAGTACAGGAAACAGCTCTCCGCGCAGCGTTAGCTTGCGGGCGTGGGGTAAGCTGTGAATCAAGAAAAATTGCTGATCAAGTGCGCTATATTGCACAAACATCGCCATTTCCTAAAGTACGCTTGCAGGCAGCTGCAATATTATATCTTCAGGGAGATATTTTAGGTGAGGAGCTTTTAGTTAAAGGTTTACAATCTCCTTTCGCTTCTATTTGTGAAGCAGCTTCTGCTGCTGTATGCTCTTTAGGAATACGTGGGAAAGATCTTGCTAATAAATATCTGCATAGTGTGACTTCTAGAAAGGCAGCAGCAAATCTTGCGATTTTACTTCTTGTCAGTCGTACAAATATAGAAAAAGCAGGAGATGTGGTTGCTGATTTTATTTGTGATCCCGAAATGTGCTGGGCTATAGAACAATTTCTTTGGGATTCACAATGGAATCCTAAAAGTGCTGCTCTTCCTCTTTATTTTGATATGGTGAAAAGGGAAATTGGAAGAAAGCTTATCCGTTTATTGGCAGTAGCAAAATATAGTGCGGTTAAGAAAGTCACCGAAGATTTTCTTTCTAACCGTCAGCAGCAAGGATGGAGCTTTTTTTCAGGAGTATTTTGGGAGGAAGGAGATGAACAGACTGCACAAATATGGACAGCGGATAAGAGCTTCGCTTCTAAATTAGAATCGACATTAGCTACGTTATGTCAGAAAAAAAATAGAGAGTCCTTACATAAAGCTATAGATCTTTATCCTAAAAGTCGCTGGCAAGACAAACTTGCTATTTTAGAAGGCGTAGCATTTTCTGAAAACACAGAAGCGGTGGATTTCCTTCTAGAATGCTGTTATCATGAAACCCCTTCGCTACGCAGCGCAGCGGCAGGGGCTTTATTCGCTTTATTTAAGTAG
- a CDS encoding MYG1 family protein: MRIPRSVGTHDGSFHADEVTACALLILFDLVDEGKIIRTRNPEKLAECEYVCDVGGIYSVDQKRFDHHQVSYEGPWSSAGMILDYLKKQRLIDLEEYHFLNQTLIHGVDEQDNGRFFSKEGFCSFSDIIKIYNPEEGRNSSDADFFFALKFAIDLLKRLRNKFHYDRMCRDVVRSAMEKDEFCLFFDRPLAWQENFFFLGGEQHPAAFVCFPACDQWILRGIPPTLDRRMEVRIPFPESWAGLLGKDLEEISGIPGAIFCHKGLFLSVWDSKEHCRRALQLALENRGLV; encoded by the coding sequence ATGCGAATTCCAAGAAGCGTTGGTACACACGACGGTTCTTTTCATGCTGATGAGGTCACAGCGTGTGCCTTGCTTATTTTATTTGATCTTGTTGATGAAGGGAAGATCATCCGTACGCGAAATCCTGAAAAACTCGCAGAATGTGAATATGTTTGTGATGTTGGCGGGATTTATTCTGTAGATCAAAAAAGATTTGATCATCACCAAGTATCCTACGAAGGACCTTGGAGTAGCGCAGGGATGATATTGGATTATCTCAAAAAGCAAAGGCTTATTGATTTAGAAGAATATCATTTTCTAAATCAGACCTTAATTCATGGTGTTGATGAACAAGATAACGGAAGGTTCTTCTCAAAAGAAGGCTTCTGTTCTTTTTCCGATATCATTAAAATATATAATCCTGAAGAAGGTAGGAATTCTTCGGATGCAGATTTCTTCTTCGCATTAAAATTTGCTATAGATTTACTGAAGCGTTTGAGAAATAAATTCCACTACGATCGCATGTGTAGAGACGTTGTCAGATCTGCTATGGAAAAAGATGAATTCTGTTTGTTTTTCGATCGGCCTTTAGCATGGCAGGAGAATTTCTTTTTCTTGGGTGGGGAACAACATCCCGCAGCATTTGTGTGTTTCCCAGCCTGTGATCAATGGATTCTTAGGGGCATCCCTCCGACCTTAGATAGACGCATGGAAGTTCGTATACCCTTCCCAGAAAGTTGGGCAGGACTCCTTGGTAAAGATCTCGAAGAGATAAGTGGTATCCCCGGAGCAATTTTTTGCCATAAGGGCCTATTTTTATCCGTTTGGGATAGCAAAGAACATTGCCGACGTGCTCTGCAATTGGCATTAGAAAATCGAGGATTAGTATGA
- the hflX gene encoding GTPase HflX, with product MKKKSKEEKKSRESALGWRFSLPREEQDPSQALAVSCYTGKADQKNVQEHSEELVSLAESCDITVLETRSWILRTPSSSTYLNEGKLLEIEEILQAFPTIGTLIVDEEITASQQRNLEKRLGLVVLDRTELILEIFASRAFTAEAGLQVELARARYLLPRLKRMWGHLSRQKSGGGSGGGFVKGEGEKQIELDRRMIRERIHKLTSDLKSVEKQRKERRKAKEKRGIPSFALIGYTNSGKSTLLNLLTSAEAYAEDKLFATLDPKTRRCILPSGQRVLVTDTVGFIRKLPHTLVAAFKSTLEAALHEDVLLHVVDASHPLAFEHIETTKAILEELGIDHPKIITVLNKIDEFPDGKASTKLRLLSPRAVLVSAKTGEGIQNLLEAMTDIITQGCPEVTLKFSYKDYGKFTELYDAGLVLSHRCKDDILIVESYLPKELEKKYQPFISRSSQRKKED from the coding sequence ATGAAAAAAAAGTCTAAAGAAGAGAAAAAGAGTCGTGAGAGTGCTTTAGGATGGCGTTTCTCTCTTCCTAGAGAAGAGCAAGATCCTTCTCAAGCTTTAGCAGTTTCTTGTTATACAGGAAAAGCTGATCAAAAGAATGTTCAAGAACATAGCGAGGAGCTAGTTTCTCTTGCTGAATCGTGCGATATCACAGTATTGGAAACACGTTCATGGATTTTGCGTACGCCATCATCTTCAACGTATTTAAATGAAGGGAAGCTTTTAGAAATAGAGGAGATTTTACAAGCATTTCCTACTATTGGCACTTTGATAGTTGATGAAGAAATTACTGCTTCACAACAGAGAAACCTGGAGAAACGTTTAGGCCTTGTTGTTTTAGATCGTACGGAGTTGATATTAGAAATTTTTGCTAGCCGTGCCTTTACAGCAGAAGCTGGGCTTCAAGTGGAATTGGCACGTGCACGTTATCTTCTTCCTCGATTGAAGAGAATGTGGGGCCACTTATCACGTCAAAAATCTGGAGGCGGTAGTGGTGGAGGGTTCGTTAAAGGAGAAGGAGAGAAACAAATCGAGCTCGATAGAAGGATGATTCGTGAAAGAATTCACAAATTGACTTCTGATCTTAAATCTGTAGAAAAACAAAGGAAGGAGCGTCGTAAGGCTAAGGAAAAACGAGGAATTCCTTCATTTGCTTTGATTGGCTATACCAACTCTGGAAAGAGCACGTTATTGAATCTTTTAACCTCTGCAGAAGCTTATGCAGAAGATAAGCTATTTGCTACCCTAGATCCTAAAACTCGTAGATGTATTCTTCCTAGTGGGCAGCGTGTTCTCGTTACAGATACAGTAGGATTTATCCGTAAATTACCCCATACTCTCGTCGCAGCATTTAAAAGTACTTTAGAAGCTGCTTTACATGAAGATGTTTTACTTCATGTTGTTGATGCTTCACATCCTCTAGCTTTTGAGCATATAGAGACAACGAAAGCAATACTAGAAGAATTAGGAATCGATCATCCTAAAATCATTACAGTATTAAATAAGATCGATGAGTTTCCTGATGGTAAAGCATCTACGAAACTTCGTTTATTATCTCCACGTGCTGTATTAGTCTCTGCAAAAACTGGAGAGGGAATTCAAAATCTTCTTGAAGCAATGACAGATATTATTACCCAAGGATGCCCTGAGGTGACATTAAAATTTTCTTATAAAGACTATGGGAAATTTACCGAGCTTTATGATGCAGGATTAGTACTTTCACATCGCTGTAAAGATGATATTTTAATTGTAGAGAGCTATCTGCCAAAAGAATTGGAGAAGAAGTATCAACCGTTTATTTCTCGTTCTTCTCAAAGGAAAAAAGAAGATTAA